GCGATCGACAAGGGTTGAAATCGACCTTGGTGCCGTAAGCCATAATCTGAAGCAGATCAGAAGACTTACCGGCACAGGCATCATGATGGCGATAAAGGCGGATGCATATGGCCACGGTGCCCGTGAAGTCGGAAGGCTTGTCGAAAGGGAACGCCTTGTTGATATGCTAGGTGTTTCGAGCATTGAGGAGGGAATCGATCTCCGGGATGCCGGTGTTAAACTCCCTGTTCTCATATTCACTCTTGTCGATAAGACCAAGGAAGATATTGACGCCCTTTTCGAGTACCGCCTTACCCCTACTATCACAGACAATTACCATTTCGAAGTAATGGTGGACGGGGCAAGGAGGTGGGGAAGACCCATAGAGGTTCATCTTAAAACAGACACTGGAATGGGACGGCTCGGGCTTCCTCCAGAGGAAGCCCTTGATGTTTTGAACAGCCTTTCAGGGATAAACGAAATAAAGGTTTCGGGCATATACACGCATTTTCCTGTTTCCGATTCTCTCGATACGGAATTTACAAAAGAGCAGATATTCATGTTCCAGCAGATAATAGACAAGGCCAGATTCCTGGGCAGGGACATTAAATATATGCACTGCGCCAATTCAGGGGCGATTGTAAACCATTCCGATTCATATATGAATATGGTGAGGCCCGGCATTCTCTGCTACGGGCTTTACCCGTCGCCCGAATGCACAAGAAAACTGAACGTTATCCCCGCAATGACCATGAAGTCCAGTATCGTTTTCATCAAGCGTGTCAGAAAAGGTACCGGCCTTTCTTATGGTCTGACTTACAAGACCGGCCGGGACACATATATAGGGACGGTTCCTGTCGGCTATGCCGACGGGTATATGAGGTCCCTCTCCAACAAGACCTTCTGCGTAATCGATGGGAAAAAATATCCCCTTGTGGGTATGATCTGCATGGATCAGTGTCTTGTCGAGCTTGGCGATGATGTCTATCCCCCCGGCCAGGAGGTAATGATGTTCGGCCGGGAGATTGTAACCGCCGAGGATCTGGCTCAATGGTCCGGTACCATACCTTATGAGGTGATATGCAATACAGGCAGAAGGATGCCCAGGATATATATAACAGGTAAAAAGCCGTGCGATATATAAAAGTGCTTATTCTTGTCCTATCTATCCTGGCGGCAATAATATTCGGCATACACAATCCCATGCCCTGTACGCTTTCATTTCTCTCATACAGGCTTATCCCGGATATTCCTTTATGGGCTTTGATATTGCTGTCGTTTCTGTCAGGTACGCTGCCGATTATACTGGTAAGTTTACCGGAAAAAACCGCTTTCATGAAAAACATGAGAGAACTTAAGCTCAAGAAGAAAAATATTGAAAAATCCCTGAAAAGCCTTAGTGCCGCAAAACCGAGTGAAGGAGTTTGAAAAAGGATTTCACGAGGTTGAATATTTTTTTCGGGAGCCACAAATAGCTTAAGAAACAGCCTATTTTCATGCTCCTTGTTTCCTTTTCAGTCAGAAGTTCAGGAGAAACCTTTCCCTTGATTTTAAGCATGCCGAGCCAGTCAAGAGGGGTGAGCAGCCTCTTGAGTGTTTTGGGCCAGGGTATGTAGAGCGACGGGGAAAAATCTATCAGATAGGGTCTGCCTTCTTCATCGATACCGTAATTCCTGCGATTGCGCATATCTATGTGAACGACATCCCTTTCATGCATGCATGAGATAATCCTGCCAAGTCTTTCATAATATGAGGCATCCGGTTTTCTTGATGTCTCTCTCAGGTTCTTGCCACCCATGAACGA
This genomic window from Desulfomonilia bacterium contains:
- the alr gene encoding alanine racemase; the encoded protein is MRSTRVEIDLGAVSHNLKQIRRLTGTGIMMAIKADAYGHGAREVGRLVERERLVDMLGVSSIEEGIDLRDAGVKLPVLIFTLVDKTKEDIDALFEYRLTPTITDNYHFEVMVDGARRWGRPIEVHLKTDTGMGRLGLPPEEALDVLNSLSGINEIKVSGIYTHFPVSDSLDTEFTKEQIFMFQQIIDKARFLGRDIKYMHCANSGAIVNHSDSYMNMVRPGILCYGLYPSPECTRKLNVIPAMTMKSSIVFIKRVRKGTGLSYGLTYKTGRDTYIGTVPVGYADGYMRSLSNKTFCVIDGKKYPLVGMICMDQCLVELGDDVYPPGQEVMMFGREIVTAEDLAQWSGTIPYEVICNTGRRMPRIYITGKKPCDI
- a CDS encoding LapA family protein; this translates as MRYIKVLILVLSILAAIIFGIHNPMPCTLSFLSYRLIPDIPLWALILLSFLSGTLPIILVSLPEKTAFMKNMRELKLKKKNIEKSLKSLSAAKPSEGV